A single region of the Lycium barbarum isolate Lr01 chromosome 2, ASM1917538v2, whole genome shotgun sequence genome encodes:
- the LOC132629008 gene encoding uncharacterized protein LOC132629008, with the protein MEETHHAIISLDPDSAPGPDGYSGKFYQVTWEIIKEDVHNMVTDFFRGAKLTKFYTHTCLILLPKVESPNNFSQMRPISLSNFSNKILSKIISNRLTNILPKMISQNQTGFIKGRLITDNVLLTQELVQDIKKNNKHRNIVMKLDMAKAYDKVCWLFLKTVIRKMGFSEIFIDLIHRIIAEVWYSVMINGMRHGFFHSTRGLKQGDPLSPALFVLAAETLFKALNHLHNNERYIGYTMHQKGPFINHLCYADDIVIFSSGNKRTIKMITKVLKQYEKEAGQEINIEKSVFLTASHSPEDRRRMISRITGYKHQFFPMKYLGCPIFPGKKRLSYFADIAKSVMNKAQGWQDFFWGQTENKKRYHWSSWTNMCYPQQERGTGFKSIEDICKVFAAKRWWRIRVEDNLWSQFMMAKYCQRSHVVARKIQGYHSFIWKELWRIKADVEPHIIWRINEAKISFWWDNWTGIGPLALYHHSENNPGTLMVSDCLEGDNWDMDYISKLLPPEICYIIQRVDIGQRNKKDQAIWTANSSGKFTCVNAFQILRKRLSEAPIWKCIWNKGIPLKMAFISWRIIKSKLPMYDRIKNYDDNVDPMCICCAHPKEETIQHVFIEGELAIKIWKYFGDSLGITTQNQSIQARFITLWNFNTKNSMLRVAYQCIPIFICWELWKAWSSWKYGNRKYSVTKIYYEVAQHVSMPIIWSKPSENIIKINTDGSSMAHSNKAGIGGIARDSRGDIIMAFSKTLQFCSNNSAEIQAASFGNSKTSKRSSENGQGPSGKLQNKEGNKKMKDKHKRRLARCKQEKKEGSKHKQRKPQRFERNFLVFLIQGETTLNRGHIKKENELLLNAHKTIEMHRLQIEEEILMRMSYELMSDHAKE; encoded by the exons ATGGAGGAAACTCATCATGCTATTATTTCCCTAGACCCTGATAGTGCCCCTGGGCCTGATGGGTATAGCGGAAAGTTCTACCAAGTCACTTGGGAGATTATCAAGGAAGATGTACACAATATGGTCACAGATTTCTTCAGAGGGGCCAAACTCACAAAGTTTTATACTCACACTTGTTTAATATTGCTCCCAAAGGTGGAATCTCCAAACAATTTCTCTCAGATGAGACCAATCAGTTTGAGCAACTTCTCAAACAAGATCCTATCCAAGATTATCTCCAACAGACTTACTAACATCTTGCCTAAAATGATCTCTCAGAATCAAACGGGTTTCATCAAAGGTAGGCTGATTACTGATAATGTTTTACTCACACAAGAGTTGGTGCAGGACATCAAAAAGAACAACAAACATAGGAACATTGTAATGAAGTTGGATATGGCCAAAGCATATGACAAGGTGTGCTGGCTATTCCTCAAGACTGTTATCAGGAAAATGGGATTCTCTGAGATATTTATTGATCTCATACATAGAATCATAGCTGAAGTTTGGTATTCAGTTATGATCAATGGCATGAGGCATGGTTTCTTTCACTCTACCAGAGGTCTTAAGCAGGGTGATCCTCTATCACCTGCTTTATTTGTTTTGGCTGCTGAAACTCTGTTTAAGGCTCTGAACCATCTTCACAACAATGAGAGATATATTGGTTACACCATGCATCAGAAGGGCCCTTTTATTAATCATTTATGCTATGCGGATGATATTGTTATATTCTCCTCAGGAAACAAAAGAACTATTAAAATGATCACCAAGGTTTTGAAGCAATATGAAAAGGAGGCTGGTCAAGAGATCAACATTGAGAAAAGTGTCTTTTTGACTGCTTCTCACTCACCTGAAGATAGGAGAAGGATGATTAGTAGGATTACTGGGTACAAACACCAATTCTTTCCTATGAAGTATCTAGGCTGTCCTATATTTCCTGGAAAGAAAAGACTGTCTTATTTTGCTGATATTGCAAAGAGTGTCATGAACAAAGCTCAAGGATGGCAAG ATTTCTTCTGGGGACAGACTGAGAATAAAAAGAGGTACCATTGGAGTTCTTGGACAAATATGTGCTACCCTCAACAGGAGAGGGGTACAGGTTTCAAAAGCATTGAGGATATATGTAAAGTGTTTGCAGCTAAAAGATGGTGGAGAATAAGAGTTGAAGATAATTTATGGTCTCAGTTTATGATGGCTAAGTACTGTCAAAGAAGTCATGTAGTTGCCAGGAAAATTCAAGGTTATCACTCTTTTATCTGGAAGGAATTATGGAGAATCAAAGCTGATGTAGAACCTCATATAATATGGAGGATAAATGAAGCTAAAATATCCTTTTGGTGGGATAATTGGACAGGCATTGGTCCCCTAGCTCTGTATCACCATTCTGAAAATAACCCTGGTACTCTCATGGTGTCAGATTGCTTAGAAGGAGACAACTGGGATATGGATTACATCTCAAAACTGCTGCCACCTGAAATTTGTTACATCATTCAGAGGGTAGACATTGGGCAGAGAAACAAGAAGGATCAGGCCATTTGGACTGCTAATTCCTCTGGGAAATTCACCTGTGTCAATGCATTTCAAATTCTAAGGAAGAGATTGTCGGAAGCTCCAATATGGAAGTGTATATGGAATAAAGGAATTCCTCTCAAAATGGCCTTTATCAGTTGGAGAATTATAAAGAGCAAGCTGCCTATGTATGATAGAATCAAGAATTACGATGATAATGTTGACCCTATGTGCATATGTTGTGCTCATCCTAAGGAGGAAACCATCCAACATGTCTTCATTGAAGGGGAACTAGCCATAAAAATCTGGAAATACTTTGGTGATTCTCTGGGAATCACTACACAAAATCAGAGTATTCAGGCTAGGTTTATAACATTGTGGAATTTCAACACAAAAAACTCAATGCTAAGAGTAGCATACCAATGCATTCCTATCTTTATTTGCTGGGAATTGTGGAAAGCCTGGAGCTCTTGGAAATATGGAAATAGGAAGTACTCGGTGACCAAAATCTACTATGAGGTGGCTCAACATGTAAG CATGCCTATTATTTGGAGTAAACCTTCAGAAAATATCATCAAGATCAACACGGATGGAAGTAGCATGGCACATAGCAACAAAGCAGGAATTGGAGGAATTGCCAGAGACTCTAGAGGAGACATCATCATGGCCTTTTCAAAAACTTTACAATTCTGTTCCAACAACAGTGCAGAAATACAGGCTGCAAGTTTTG GAAATTCCAAGACAAGCAAGAGGAGCAGTGAGAATGGACAAGGCCCAAGTGGAAAACTTCAGAATAAGGAAGGCAACAAGAAGATGAAGGACAAACACAAGAGGAGACTAGCAAGATGCAAGCAGGAAAAAAAGGAAGGAAGCAAACATAAGCAAAGAAAGCCTCAAAGATTTGAAAGAAATTTTTTGGTGTTTCTGATCCAGGGTGAAACCACCCTGAACCGAGGGCATATTAAGAAAGAGAATGAACTGCTCTTGAATGCCCATAAAACAATTGAAATGCACAGACTTCAGATTGAGGAAGAAATACTGATGCGCATGTCCTATGAGCTTATGTCTGATCATGCTAAAGAATGA